One segment of Solanum lycopersicum chromosome 1, SLM_r2.1 DNA contains the following:
- the LOC104645419 gene encoding probable 3-hydroxyisobutyryl-CoA hydrolase 2 isoform X2 — MFISTLESEVLDKKDDWISSTIQSLKKAPPTSLKISLRSGCRAILIDRDRNPKWEPSRLEIIRDDDVDHYFSKIDDEDWEDLKLPPRSNMSPYAIVKL, encoded by the exons ATGTTCATATCTACTCTT GAAAGTGAGGTTTTGGACAAGAAGGATGACTGGATCTCTTCAACCATTCAATCGCTGAAAAAAGCACCCCCTACAAGTCTTAAAATTTCCTTGAGATCA GGATGCAGAGCCATATTGATCGACAGGGATAGAAATCCTAAG TGGGAGCCCTCCAGACTGGAAATAATTAGAGATGATGATGTCGATCATTACTTCTCCAAGATAGATGATGAAGATTGGGAAGACCTAAAGCTGCCTCCAAGATCAAATATGTCTCCATATGCAATTGTCAAGCTTTAA
- the LOC101252633 gene encoding methyl jasmonate esterase 1-like isoform X1 yields MEENKFLSSLVILILLLSCANATMSGPKRPKTHKHFVLVHGACHGAWSWYKIMASIKTSGHNVTALDLGASGVNPKQVLEIPHLSDYFSPLMEFMASLPVDEKVILVGHSLGGFAISKAMESFPEKISVAIFVTALMPGLILDAATVFNESSSGAISKLDNRLTFDNGLANPPTTFIFGPKYLASYLYPLSPIQDWALATTLVRPIYFHSLDEISKEIVLSNKNYGSVRRAYIVAAEDKILKKEFQQLMIEKNPPDQVEEILGSDHMPMVSKPLQLFTLLMRIANK; encoded by the exons aTGGAGGAAAACAAGTTTCTATCAAGTCTAGTAATTCTAATACTTCTGTTGTCATGTGCAAATGCAACCATGTCAGGGCCTAAACGGCCTAAAACTCACAAGCACTTCGTGCTAGTTCATGGGGCTTGCCATGGAGCCTGGTCTTGGTACAAAATTATGGCGTCAATAAAAACTTCAGGGCATAATGTAACAGCTCTGGACTTGGGTGCTTCAGGGGTCAACCCGAAACAGGTCCTTGAAATCCCACATTTATCAGATTACTTTAGTCCGCTAATGGAGTTCATGGCTTCTCTTCCAGTAGATGAAAAAGTTATTCTTGTTGGACATAGCCTTGGCGGATTCGCCATATCTAAAGCCATGGAAAGCTTTCCTGAAAAGATTTCAGTTGCTATATTTGTCACTGCTCTAATGCCTGGTCTAATTCTCGATGCAGCCACCGTCTTTAATGAG TCGTCCAGTGGAGCAATATCTAAACTTGATAATCGTCTAACATTCGATAATGGACTTGCCAATCCTCCAACAACCTTCATCTTTGGTCCGAAATACTTGGCGAGTTATCTTTATCCACTGAGCCCAATTCAG GACTGGGCACTGGCTACTACATTAGTAAGGCCAATTTATTTTCACAGTTTGGATGAAATATCAAAGGAGATAGTtctttcaaacaaaaattatgGATCAGTTAGACGAGCGTACATTGTGGCAGCTGAAGATAAAATTCTAAAGAAGGAATTTCAACAGTTAATGATTGAAAAGAATCCGCCTGATCAAGTGGAAGAGATTTTAGGATCTGATCACATGCCCATGGTGTCTAAGCCCCTTCAACTTTTTACTCTTCTTATGCGTATTGCCAATAAATGA
- the LOC101252633 gene encoding methyl jasmonate esterase 1-like isoform X2, with protein sequence MASIKTSGHNVTALDLGASGVNPKQVLEIPHLSDYFSPLMEFMASLPVDEKVILVGHSLGGFAISKAMESFPEKISVAIFVTALMPGLILDAATVFNESSSGAISKLDNRLTFDNGLANPPTTFIFGPKYLASYLYPLSPIQDWALATTLVRPIYFHSLDEISKEIVLSNKNYGSVRRAYIVAAEDKILKKEFQQLMIEKNPPDQVEEILGSDHMPMVSKPLQLFTLLMRIANK encoded by the exons ATGGCGTCAATAAAAACTTCAGGGCATAATGTAACAGCTCTGGACTTGGGTGCTTCAGGGGTCAACCCGAAACAGGTCCTTGAAATCCCACATTTATCAGATTACTTTAGTCCGCTAATGGAGTTCATGGCTTCTCTTCCAGTAGATGAAAAAGTTATTCTTGTTGGACATAGCCTTGGCGGATTCGCCATATCTAAAGCCATGGAAAGCTTTCCTGAAAAGATTTCAGTTGCTATATTTGTCACTGCTCTAATGCCTGGTCTAATTCTCGATGCAGCCACCGTCTTTAATGAG TCGTCCAGTGGAGCAATATCTAAACTTGATAATCGTCTAACATTCGATAATGGACTTGCCAATCCTCCAACAACCTTCATCTTTGGTCCGAAATACTTGGCGAGTTATCTTTATCCACTGAGCCCAATTCAG GACTGGGCACTGGCTACTACATTAGTAAGGCCAATTTATTTTCACAGTTTGGATGAAATATCAAAGGAGATAGTtctttcaaacaaaaattatgGATCAGTTAGACGAGCGTACATTGTGGCAGCTGAAGATAAAATTCTAAAGAAGGAATTTCAACAGTTAATGATTGAAAAGAATCCGCCTGATCAAGTGGAAGAGATTTTAGGATCTGATCACATGCCCATGGTGTCTAAGCCCCTTCAACTTTTTACTCTTCTTATGCGTATTGCCAATAAATGA
- the LOC138339032 gene encoding methyl jasmonate esterase 1-like, whose product MEKNKFLTSLVVLILVFRYANATMSGPKRPKASKHFVLVHGACHGAWSWYKIVALIRSSGHNVTALDLGASGINPKQVLEIPHLSDYFSPLMEFMASLPVDAKVILVGHSLGGFAISKAMESFPEKISVAIFVTALMPGPILDAATIFNEVSFSNLAMR is encoded by the coding sequence atggagaaaaacaagtTTCTAACAAGTCTAGTAGTTCTGATACTTGTGTTTCGATATGCAAATGCAACCATGTCAGGGCCTAAACGGCCTAAGGCTAGCAAGCACTTTGTGCTAGTTCATGGGGCGTGTCACGGAGCCTGGTCATGGTACAAGATTGTAGCACTGATAAGATCTTCAGGGCATAATGTAACAGCTCTGGACTTGGGTGCTTCAGGGATCAACCCCAAACAGGTCCTTGAAATCCCACATTTATCAGATTACTTTAGTCCGCTGATGGAGTTCATGGCTTCTCTTCCAGTAGATGCAAAAGTGATTCTTGTTGGACATAGCCTTGGCGGATTCGCCATATCTAAAGCCATGGAAAGTTTTCCTGAGAAGATTTCAGTTGCTATATTTGTCACTGCTCTAATGCCTGGTCCAATTCTCGATGCAGCCACCATCTTCAATGAGGtatcattttcaaatttagcCATGAGATGA
- the LOC112940694 gene encoding uncharacterized protein → MGDNNEQISLTDVVVAQPTVAEQNELIAQLMQQIADMRVEMQRRQDTPPPGFGPNFLDARPPTYFPSSSSDPTQQLEHKVHGSELDHYEEQEREWKSREEAKVDIKEEIRKAMRELQCTPDVAGLSYAELCIHPDLNLPEGFRIPKFDTFGGAGNPMAHLRVYCDQLVGVGKDEALLMRLFSRSLCGEALEWFTSHETRQWPSWSALAKEFIDRFAYNVEIVPDRYSLEKMKQKPTESYREFAYRWRKEAARVRPPMTEKEIVEVFVRVQEPEYYDRVILLIGAKFAEIVKVGETIEDGLKSGKIARVSASPGSSGLVRKKREEVNAISHGGRKAPRNLPRPQGRPYPPSQPHQAYRPNSNHSSHYKAGPTYPEAHIASYQNPPPIPQNFPNYLQAYQVPLHYQNIAPSCANVQPSYQAPFPAYQIQTPAYQSPHPNYQAPRPNHQTNPYPRTQAPRPNARNYQQVPPPQQGGYDPLRPRSEKKPSRSFTVLAESRTKLFERLSAAGYIHPVGPKPVDVHSRFYRPEQRCAYHSNSVGHDTEDCINLKHKIQDLIDQEVVSLQPAAPNVNTNPLPNHGGGNINMIEIDDDEREAKRITPIVQEDLERAVASLSVREKGEFVILTPAKAVALVPSRTLPKPKFVIETVVAQGMTRSGRCYTPDELALGGQKKDHAKRPISEGEAEEFWRRMQPKDYSIVKHLEKTPAQISVWALLMSSQSHRQALMKSLDDTYVPSGTSSDNVAAMIHRVIQGHRISFCDDELPSEGRAHNKALHITVVCRGKIVNRVLVDDGSGLNICPLSTLKQLRFDLGKLEKNQVNVRAFDGVQRETLGAVNLIIQMGPAEFEAKFQVLDIDTSYNLLLGRPFIHMAGAIPSTLHQVMKLVWRNEELVIHGERSHSGKQVPILDETPQTSDFYTVELVNATDEGLAPQTPMPAVYKMIATVMLQSGFEPGFGLGRDAQGIIEPVPVLATGSRYGLGYIPTDDDMKMKRKRDQGLTKPIPHLYQSFPVRERAESADDGEGICDLFKEINAVIEEEAEPAGIRDAEPGEMLQNWTSTPILMPRTLCNVSYKPANVTSCHELNEQNEANDDEADDYDDESGEPDYVVEEFRQFENQHKPNLEETETVNLGDSERVKEVKISTHLNETQKVSLVHLLAEYSDVFVWEVSDMQGLSTDVVSHKLPINPGFEPVKQKTRKFKPELSLKIKEEITKQIESRLVEVTQYPTRLANVVPVAKKDGKIRICVDYRDLNKASPKDNFPLPNIHILIDNCAKHEMQSFVDCYAGYHQILMDEEDAEKTAFITPWGVYHYRVMPFGLKNAGATYMRAMTTIFHDMIHKEIEVYVDDVIIKSRESSDHLTHLRKFFERLRRYNLKLNPAKCAFGVPAGKLLGFIVSRRGIELDPSKIKAIQELPPPKTRKEVMSFLGRLNYISRFIAQSTVVCEPIFKLLKKDAPTKWTEECQTAFDAIKSYLSNPPVLVPPREGSPLLLYLSVSDNAFGCVLGQHDETGKKEKAIYYISKKFTPYESRYTLLERTCCALTWLAQKLRHYLSSYTTYLISRMDPLKYIFQKAMPTGKLAKWQMLLSEFDIVYVTQKAIKAQALADHLAENPVDEEYEPLKTYFHDEEVSFVGEDISEAYSGWRLFFDGAVNHQGKGVGAVLVLESGQHYPIAAKLRFNCTNNMAEYEACILGLKMAVDMNVYELLVIGDSDLLIHQVQGEWAVKNPKIVPYVQYVQNLCKRFRQIEFRHTPRIQNELADALATIASMIKHPDTDYIDPLDIDLKEHPVHCSHVESEPDEDAASNQKKSIRRMALNFFLNGEVLYRRTPDLGLLRCVDATEAVRLIEQIHAGVCGTHMNGLTLARKVLRAGYFWMTMEHDCCKFVQKCHKCQVHGDLIRVPPHELNAMSSPWPFVAWGMDVIGPIEPAASNGHRFILVAIDYFTKWVEAASYKSVTKKVVADFVRNNLICRFGVPESIITDNGANLNSHLMKEICGKFKIVHRRSTAYRPQMNGAVEAANKNIKKILRKMIDKQRGWHEMLPYALLGYRTTVRTSTGATPYLLVYGTEAVVPVEVEIPSLRIIQEAELSNAEWASKRIDQLALIDEKRMVAICHGQLYRQRMTRAFHKRVRARNFEVGQLVLKRIFPHQDEHKGKFAPNWQGPYMVHKVLSGGALVLSEMDGAVWPKPINSDAVKRYYA, encoded by the exons ATGGGCGACAACAATGAACAAATCAGCCTCACAGATGTCGTGGTGGCTCAGCCAACTGTGGCAGAGCAGAATGAGCTTATTGCGCAGTTGATGCAGCAAATAGCTGACATGAGGGTAGAGATGCAACGGAGGCAAGACACCCCTCCGCCCGGATTCGGCCCCAACTTTCTCGACGCAAGACCCCCTACATACTTCCCCTCGTCCAGCTCGGATCCTACTCAGCAAC TCGAGCATAAGGTGCACGGCTCCGAGTTGGACCACTATGAGGAGCAAGAAAGAGAGTGGAAGTCGAGGGAAGAAGCAAAGGTAGACATAAAGGAGGAGATCCGGAAGGCAATGAGGGAATTGCAATGTACTCCAGACGTCGCCGGGTTAAGCTACGCAGAACTATGCATCCACCCAGACTTGAACCTGCCTGAAGGGTTCAGGATCCCAAAGTTTGATACCTTCGGTGGGGCGGGCAACCCCATGGCACACCTCAGAGTGTACTGTGAccaactcgtgggagttggcaaagatGAAGCCTTGCTAATGAGGTTATTCAGCCGGAGCCTGTGCGGTGAAGCCCTGGAGTGGTTCACGTCACATGAGACTCGACAGTGGCCCAGTTGGAGTGCACTGGCTAAGGAGTTCATCGACAGATTCGCGTACAACGTCGAAATAGTCCCTGATCGGTACTccttggagaagatgaagcagaagCCCACAGAAAGCTATCGCGAGTTCGCGTACAGATGGAGGAAGGAGGCAGCGAGGGTGAGGCCTCCAATGACAGAGAAGGAGATTGTGGAGGTGTTCGTGCGGGTGCAGGAGCCCGAGTATTATGACAGAGTCATCTTATTAATCGGTGCCAAGTTCGCCGAGATAGTCAAGGTGGGTGAGACTATTGAAGATGGCCTGAAGTCGGGGAAGATAGCCCGAGTGTCTGCATCACCTGGGTCTTCCGGACTGGtaaggaagaaaagagaagaggttAACGCTATCTCACACGGGGGAAGAAAGGCCCCCAGAAACTTACCACGTCCCCAAGGCCGCCCTTACCCTCCATCACAGCCTCATCAAGCCTACCGTCCAAACTCAAATCATTCCAGCCACTACAAAGCCGGCCCCACTTATCCAGAAGCCCATATTGCGTCGTATCAGAATCCACCCCCGATTCCCCAAAATTTTCCAAACTACCTCCAAGCCTATCAAGTCCCTCTCCACTACCAGAATATCGCTCCCAGCTGCGCTAATGTACAGCCAAGCTATCAAGCGCCATTCCCCGCATATCAAATACAAACCCCAGCATATCAAAGCCCCCATCCAAATTACCAAGCCCCAAGGCCAAACCACCAAACAAATCCCTACCCCAGAACCCAAGCTCCACGACCAAACGCCCGCAATTACCAACAAGTCCCTCCCCCACAGCAGGGCGGGTATGATCCCCTTCGCCCCAGGTCTGAGAAGAAGCCCTCCAGAAGCTTCACAGTGTTGGCTGAAAGTAGAACTAAATTGTTCGAAAGGTTATCCGCGGCcggatacatccaccctgtgggCCCCAAGCCCGTGGATGTCCATTCCAGATTCTACAGACCGGAGCAGAGATGTGCTTAccattccaacagtgttggacatgataCAGAAGATtgtatcaatctcaagcacAAGATCCAGGACTTGATTGACCAGGAAGTGGTCTCTCTTCAGCCCGCGGCGCCAAACGTCAACACGAATCCGTTGCCAAATCATGGGGGtggaaacatcaacatgatagaAATTGACGATGATGAGCGTGAAGCCAAGAGAATTACTCCTATTGTTCAGGAAGACTTGGAGAGGGCTGTCGCTTCTTTGAGCGTCAGGGAGAAAGGAGAGTTTGTCATTCTGACACCTGCAAAggctgttgccttggtgcccTCAAGGACTCTCCCCAAACCCAAGTTTGTGATAGAAACGGTCGTGGCTCAAGGCATGACTAGGTCCGGAAGGTGCTACACTCCTgatgagcttgctctcggaggacaGAAGAAGGACCATGCTAAGAGGCCGATAAGCGAGGGGGAAGCAGAAGAGTTCTGGAGAAGGATGCAGCCGAAGGACTATTCCATCgtcaaacatttagagaagaCTCCAGCTCAGATATCTGTATGGGCCCTGCTGATGAGCTCTCAGTCCCACAGGCAGGCCTTAATGAAATCTCTTGATGATACATACGTGCCCTCAGGCACAAGCAGCGACAATGTAGCTGCTATGATTCACCGAGTCATTCAGGGACACCGTATCAGCTTCTGCGATGATGAGTTGCCATCCGAAGGGAGAGCCCACAACAAAGCCCTACACATCACCGTGGTATGCCGCGGAAAGATCGTCAACCGTGTTTTGGTAGACGACGGATCGGGCCTAAACATATGCCCCTTGTCCACGCTGAAGCAGCTGAGGTTTGACCTCGGAAAGTTGGAGAAAAACCAGGTCAATGTGAGAGCATTTGATGGTGTGCAGAGAGAGACGTTAGGAGCGGTGAACTTGATCATCCAAATGGGCCCCGCGGAGTTCGAGGCAAAATTCCAGGTGTTGGATATCGACACCAGCTATAACCTCCTTTTGGGAAGGCCATTTATTCATATGGCTGGAGCCATCCCTTCCACTCTTCACCAAGTGATGAAACTAGTATGGAGAAATGAAGAACTAGTTATTCACGGGGAAAGGAGCCATTCAGGTAAGCAGGTGCCGATCTTGGACGAGACGCCGCAAACTTCGGATTTCTACACAGTGGAGTTGGTAAATGCCACCGATGAGGGCCTGGCACCACAGACTCCCATGCCGGCCGTGTACAAAATGATCGCCACGGTAATGCTGCAGAGCGGATTCGAACCAGGTTTCGGATTAGGAAGGGATGCGCAAGGGATCATCGAGCCAGTTCCGGTCCTTGCTACAGGATCAAggtatggtttggggtacatccccacagatgatgatatgaagatgaagaggaaaAGGGATCAAGGGTTGACTAAGCCGATCCCGCATCTCTATCAATCCTTTCCAGTCCGGGAGCGTGCCGAGTCTGCAGACgatggggaaggaatctgtgacctGTTCAAGGAGATCAACGCCGTCATCGAGGAGGAGGCTGAGCCTGCAGGCATTCGTGATGCTGAACCAGGGGAGATGCTGCAAAATTGGACGTCCACGCCGATCCTGATGCCCCGAACTCTGTG taacgtaAGTTACAAACCTGCCAATGTCACGTCATGTCATGAGCTAAACGAGCAAAATGAGGCAAATGACGACGAGGCTGACGACTACGATGACGAAAGTGGGGAACCAGACTATGTGGTAGAAGAATTTCGGCAGTTCGAGAATCAACATAAGCCGAATCTGGAGGAAACAGAGACGGTGAATTTGGGAGATTCAGAGCgtgtcaaagaggttaagatcagcacTCACCTGAATGAAACTCAGAAGGTGAGCCTGGTGCATTTGCTTGCCGAATACAGCGATGTGTTTGTTTGGGAGGTCAGTGACATGCAGGGGCTGAGTACcgatgtcgtatctcataagctgCCTATCAACCCAGGGTTCGAGCCGGTGAAGCAAAAGACTCGAAAATTCAAGCCTGAATTGAGTCTGAAGATTAAGGAGGAAATCACCAAGCAGATAGAGTCTCGGTTGGTAGAGGTAACACAATATCCCACCAGGTTGGCGAATGTCGTTCCGGTcgccaagaaagatggaaaaatcaggatttgtgttgattacagagatctcaacaaggctagtccaaaggataatttcccgttgccaaatatccatattctgattgacaactgtgccaaacatgagatgcagtcatttgtggactgctacgcgggttatcaccagattctgatggatgaagaagacgcgGAGAAAACGGCCTTCATCACGCCTTGGGGGGTATATCACTACAGGGTGATGCCGTTTGGGCTCAAAAACGCCGGTGCCACTTACATGAGAGCCATGACGACTATCTTCCACGACATGattcacaaggaaattgaagtgtacgtggacgacgtcataattaaatcccgcgagagttcggatcatttgacacacctgcgaaaattctttgaacgtttgCGTAGGTACAACTTGAAGCTAAATCCCGCCAAGTGTGCTTTTGGAGTCCCAGCTGGGAAATTGTTAgggtttatagtcagcagaagaggtattgagctcgacccttccaagattaaagcaattcaggagttacctccgccgaagacgagaaaagaggtgatgagctTCTTAGGGAGATTAAACTATATCAGCCGGTTTATAGCACAATCGACGGTGGTAtgtgagcctatcttcaagttgctgaagaaagatgccccaactaagtggactgaggagtgccagaccgctttcgacgctatcaagagctacttgtctaacccaccagtattggttcctccgcgagaagggagtcctttgttgctATATTTGTCTGTCTCGGATAACGCCTTTGGAtgtgtacttggtcaacacgacgagacagGGAAGAAGGAAAAGGCTATCTACTACATCAGCAAGAAGTTTACTCCGTACGAGTCTCGTTACACTTTGCTGGAAAGAACATGCTGTGCTCTGACATGGCTTGCCCAGAAGCTGAGGCACTACCTGTCGTCGTATACTACATATCTTATCTCCAGGATGGATCCGttaaagtatattttccagaaagcgatgCCGACCGGGAAGCTGGCTAAATGGCAAAtgctgttgagtgagtttgacatcgtgtacgtgactcagaaggcaataaaagcacaagctttggctgatcatcttgcggaaaatcccgtggatgaagagtatgaacctctcaagacatattttcacgatgaagaagtgtcatttgtgggtgaagatatctCTGAAGCTTATtcaggttggagattattcttcgaTGGAGCGGTGAACCACCAGGGTAAAGGTGTTGGAGCAGTCTTGGTATTagaatctggtcagcactatcctatAGCGGCTAAACTACGATTCaactgcacaaacaacatggctgagTATGAAGCTTGCATTCTCGGTTTGAAAATGGCCGTTGACATGAATGTCTACGAGTtactggttattggagattcagacctcttgattcatcaggttcagggagaatgggctgtgaagaacccGAAGATTGTACCTTACGTACAATATGTGCAAAATCTGTGTAAAAGGTTTCGCcagatcgagttcagacatactcccagaatacagaatgaattagctgatgctcttgccaccatcgcgTCAATGATCAAACATCCGGATACTGATTACATCGACCCGTTGGATATAGACTTGAAggaacatccagtccattgttcacatgttGAATCAGAACCAGATG AAGACGCCGCATCTAATCAAAAGAAGTCGATACGAcgtatggctctcaatttctttttgaatggagaagtcctttacaggaggactccagatttgggCCTTTTGAGATGCGTGGATGCTACTGAAGCCGTgaggcttattgaacagatacatgctggagtcTGTGGCACACATATGAACGGGCTTACCTTGGCAAGAAAAGTCCTTCGAGCCggttatttctggatgactatggagcatGACTGCTGCAAATTcgtgcaaaaatgccacaaatgtcaagtgcacggcgATCTGATAcgggtgccacctcacgaacttaatgctatgagttcgccttggccatttgtagcttggggaatggatgtcatcggtcctatagagccagccgcttctaatggacacagattcattttggttgccatcgattatttcaccaagtgggtggaagcagcctcttacaaatcggtaaccaagaaagtggtggccgactttgtccgcaacaatctgatatgccgatttggagttccagaatccatcatcacggataacggtgcaaatctcaacagtcatctgatgaaagagatatgtggAAAATTTAAGATTGTTCACCGAAGGTCCACTGCTTATCGCcctcaaatgaacggagctgtagaggccgccaacaagaacatcaagaagattctgaggaaaatgattgacaagcagcggggttggcatgaaatgttgccatatgctctactgggttatcgaacgacggtcagaacatcaactggagctactccatacttgctagtatacggaacagaagcagtcgtacctgttgaagtcgagataccgtcactgaggatcatccaagaagctgagctAAGTAATGCTGAGTGGGCTAGCAAACGGATTGATCAACtagctttgattgatgagaagaggaTGGTTGCTATTTGCCATGGCCAGTTGTATAGACAAAGAATGACTCgcgcttttcacaaaagagtaagagccagaaattttgaagttggtcagttagttcttaagcgtatttttcctcatcaagacgagcacaaaggaaagttcgcaccgaactggcaaggtccttacatggttcacaaagtactatctggaggtgctttagtCTTGTCAGAGATGGATGGCGCTGTATGGCCCAagcctatcaactcagatgctgtcaagagatattACGCGTGA
- the LOC104645419 gene encoding probable 3-hydroxyisobutyryl-CoA hydrolase 2 isoform X1, with protein sequence MLARGLATHFVSSDESEVLDKKDDWISSTIQSLKKAPPTSLKISLRSGCRAILIDRDRNPKWEPSRLEIIRDDDVDHYFSKIDDEDWEDLKLPPRSNMSPYAIVKL encoded by the exons ATGCTTGCTCGTGGTCTTGCAACCCACTTTGTATCATCGGAT GAAAGTGAGGTTTTGGACAAGAAGGATGACTGGATCTCTTCAACCATTCAATCGCTGAAAAAAGCACCCCCTACAAGTCTTAAAATTTCCTTGAGATCA GGATGCAGAGCCATATTGATCGACAGGGATAGAAATCCTAAG TGGGAGCCCTCCAGACTGGAAATAATTAGAGATGATGATGTCGATCATTACTTCTCCAAGATAGATGATGAAGATTGGGAAGACCTAAAGCTGCCTCCAAGATCAAATATGTCTCCATATGCAATTGTCAAGCTTTAA
- the MKS1a gene encoding methylketone synthase 1a has protein sequence MEKSTSPFVKKHFVLVHTAFHGAWCWYKIVALMRSSGHNVTALDLGASGINPKQALEIPNFSDYSSPLMEFMASLPANEKLILVGHALGGLAISKAMETFPEKISVAVFLSGLMPGPNIDATTVYTKAASAVIGQLDNCVTYENGPTNPPTTLIAGPKFLATNVYHLSPIEDLALATALVRPFYLYLAEDISKEIVLSSKRYGSVKRVFIVATESDAFKKEFLELMIEKNPPDEVKEIEGSDHVTMMSKPQQLFTTLLSIANKYK, from the exons ATGGAGAAAAGCACGTCGCCATTTGTTAAGAAGCACTTTGTGCTAGTTCATACTGCATTCCACGGAGCGTGGTGCTGGTACAAGATTGTGGCATTGATGAGATCTTCAGGCCATAATGTAACAGCTCTTGACTTGGGCGCTTCAGGGATCAACCCCAAACAGGCCCTTGAAATCCCAAATTTTTCTGATTACTCGAGTCCGCTAATGGAGTTCATGGCTTCACTCCCTGCAAATGAAAAACTAATTCTCGTAGGTCATGCCTTAGGTGGACTCGCCATTTCTAAAGCCATGGAAACCTTTCCAGAAAAGATTTCAGTTGCTGTATTTCTCAGTGGTCTAATGCCTGGTCCAAATATCGATGCAACCACCGTCTACACTAAG GCAGCTAGTGCAGTGATAGGTCAACTGGATAATTGTGTTACATACGAAAATGGACCAACGAATCCTCCAACCACTCTCATCGCAGGTCCCAAGTTCTTGGCAACTAATGTTTATCATCTGAGCCCAATTGAG GATTTGGCGCTGGCCACTGCACTAGTGAGGccattttatttatatctcGCGGAAGATATTTCTAAGGAGATAGTTCTTTCAAGCAAAAGATATGGATCCGTTAAGCGAGTGTTCATTGTTGCTACTGAAAGTGATGCCTTCAAGAAGGAATTTCTAGAATTGATGATTGAAAAGAATCCACCTGATGAAGTGAAAGAGATCGAGGGGTCTGACCACGTGACCATGATGTCTAAGCCCCAACAACTTTTTACTACTCTTCTTAGCATCGCTAACAagtataaataa